The following nucleotide sequence is from Streptomyces sp. NBC_00237.
CGGAGCGAAGGCGCCGCACCACCCGCCCGACCCGTAAGACCGTCACCGCCCGAACGACGGTCACCGCCCGCACGATCCGCACCGTCCGCCGTCTGGCCGTCGCCGCGCTGGCCCCCGGCCTGCTCCTCGCGGGCACGGCGCTCGGCACCGGAACCGCAGCGGCCGACGAGCAGCCCCGGAACGCGGGCGGCGTCGCCGCCACCCTCGGCGCCCTCACCGTCCACGGCGCGGTCACCATCCGCGACGCCGGCGAGGAGTGGAAGACCGAGGCCGGTCTCTACGAGATGACCGTGACCGGCGGCGGGACGCTCCAGAGCTACGGCGTCGACCTGCGCACCGCGGCCCGCCAGGGGACCACGTACCGGGAGGTCGGCTGGGACCAGTCCTCGCTGTACAAGAACAAGAACGCCGGGAAGATCCGCTGGATCCTGGAGAACTCCTACCCGCAGATCAACGACCTCTCCGAGCTCGCCAAGAACGCGGGAGTGAAGTCGCTCGACGACAAGGCCGCCGCGGCGGGCACCCAGGCCGCGATCTGGCGTTTCTCGGACGACGTCGAGGCCATACCGGCCAACCGCAGCGCCCGCAAGCTGGCCGCCTACCTGGAGCGGGCCGCCGAGAACACCCCGGAGCCCCAGGCGTCCCTCGCCCTCGACCCGTCGGCCGTGGCGGGCCGGGCCGGTGAGCGGGTGGGCCCGGTGACCGTCCGCACCAGGGCGGAGCGGGTCACCGTGGCACCGGCGGGCGACGCACCCCACGGGATGCGGGTCGTCGACAAGGACGGCAAGACCGTCCAGGAGGCCGCGCGCGGGGCCGAGGTCTACTTCTACCTGCCGCCGGACACCCGCCCCGGCACGAGCGCGCTCACCGTCCAGGCGGACGCCAGGGTCCCGATCGGGCGGGCCCTGGTCAGCGACACGCACAGCCAGACCCAGATCCTGGCCGGTTCCAGCGCCTCCGCCGTCGTCGCCGAGGCCACCGTCACCTGGGCCGGGGAAGGGGCCCCGGGCGCCGTCCCGGCGCTCTCCGCGAAGAAGAACTGCGCCAAGAACGGCATCGACATCACCGGCGCGAACGCGGGCGACGCCCCCTTCACCTTCGAGCTGCTCGGCACCCGGCACACCATCCCGGCGCACGCCTCGCGCACGGTGACCATCCCGCTCCAGGAGGACCAGGCATACGACCTCACGGTCTCCGGCCCCGAAGGACCGGGCGGGAACTTCAAGGGCGTCCTGGACTGCGAGACCGCGGGCTCCGTCGCCATCGGCACCGCCGACGCCCCCGCCAACCGCCCCACCCCCGCCACCGGCGGCAACCCCGCCCCGCTCACCCCCGGGACCGGCGAGAACCTGGCCGAGACCGGCGCCTCGGGCGCGACCACGCCGATCCTCTACATCGCGCTGGGCCTGCTCGTGCTCGGCACCGGAGCGATCGTCCTGCTCCGCAAGAAGAAGCCCGCCCCGGGCACCACACCGGCCGCCGCCCCGGGTCCCGAAGCCCCCGCCAACGACTGACCCGCCGCCAAAGCTGCCAAAGCCGCCACAGCCGCCAAAAGCCGCCGGAATCCCTCCGGCGGCCAACCGGCACCCCCCTTGGCCAGGCAGGACAAGGGACGCGGCCCCCCACCCCCGGCGTCCGGCCCCGCCGCCCGCCGGGTATCCGGTTTCCGCCGGGGGAGTGACGTCAGGCAAGATGGGGTGTATCTGCCCACCCCACGATCTGCCGGACGGTTTCTCTTGGCTGAGTTCATCTACACCATGCGCAAGGCGCGTAAAGCGCACGGCGACAAGGTGATTCTCGACGACGTCTTCCTGAACTTCCTGCCCGGCGCGAAGATCGGTGTGGTGGGCCCCAACGGTGCCGGTAAGTCCACCGTTCTCAAGATCATGGCCGGTCTGGAGCAGCCGTCCAACGGTGACGCGTTCCTGTCGCCGGGCTACAGCGTCGGCATCCTCATGCAGGAGCCGAAGCTCGACGAGTCGAAGACCGTCCTGGAGAACGTGCAGGACGGCGCCGCCGAGCAAATGGGCAAGCTCAAGCGCTTCAACGAGGTCGCCGAGCTCATGGCGACCGACTACAGCGACGAGCTCATGGAGGAGATGGGCAAGCTCCAGGAAGACCTGGACCACTCCAACGCCTG
It contains:
- a CDS encoding TQXA domain-containing protein, giving the protein MFDEAPASERRRRTTRPTRKTVTARTTVTARTIRTVRRLAVAALAPGLLLAGTALGTGTAAADEQPRNAGGVAATLGALTVHGAVTIRDAGEEWKTEAGLYEMTVTGGGTLQSYGVDLRTAARQGTTYREVGWDQSSLYKNKNAGKIRWILENSYPQINDLSELAKNAGVKSLDDKAAAAGTQAAIWRFSDDVEAIPANRSARKLAAYLERAAENTPEPQASLALDPSAVAGRAGERVGPVTVRTRAERVTVAPAGDAPHGMRVVDKDGKTVQEAARGAEVYFYLPPDTRPGTSALTVQADARVPIGRALVSDTHSQTQILAGSSASAVVAEATVTWAGEGAPGAVPALSAKKNCAKNGIDITGANAGDAPFTFELLGTRHTIPAHASRTVTIPLQEDQAYDLTVSGPEGPGGNFKGVLDCETAGSVAIGTADAPANRPTPATGGNPAPLTPGTGENLAETGASGATTPILYIALGLLVLGTGAIVLLRKKKPAPGTTPAAAPGPEAPAND